The following coding sequences lie in one Heyndrickxia oleronia genomic window:
- a CDS encoding threonine synthase translates to MEQFICNSCGKKYDIKLTLWKCECGGVFNIVKETPRINKLAWNNYPKSLWRYVETMPFAKDSNTWKSITMGEGQSPLIVLDPLEPNTYVKVEYMMPTLSFKDRGAAVLMTKAKELGVSKVIADSSGNAGTAIAAYAARCHIACDIYLSDETSPKKIAQIKAHGANIKAIHGTREDVAAAAQKAVNEEKVFYASHVYNPYFYEGTKTYAYEIYEQLSGAPDSLIIPVGNGTLLLGAFYGFKELLENGLIDKMPKMIAVQAANCAPLVQAYENGRDVAAPVTNQGTLAEGIAIAAPARSKQILEAVSETCGIFIDIEEAEILNARQMLAAKGFYVEVTSAVNYAAYLKYKKQPEEKIVIPLCGAGIKSN, encoded by the coding sequence ATGGAACAATTTATTTGTAACAGCTGTGGAAAAAAGTATGATATTAAACTGACTTTATGGAAGTGTGAGTGTGGTGGCGTATTTAATATTGTAAAAGAGACACCAAGAATAAATAAGTTAGCCTGGAACAACTATCCGAAGTCGTTATGGCGGTATGTTGAAACGATGCCATTTGCAAAAGATTCGAATACGTGGAAATCGATTACAATGGGTGAAGGCCAATCTCCATTGATCGTTTTAGACCCCCTAGAGCCAAATACATATGTAAAAGTCGAATATATGATGCCTACACTATCTTTTAAAGATAGAGGGGCTGCTGTCTTAATGACTAAGGCGAAGGAGTTAGGGGTTTCAAAAGTGATTGCCGATAGCAGTGGAAATGCTGGGACGGCGATTGCAGCCTATGCAGCCCGTTGTCATATTGCCTGCGATATTTATTTAAGCGATGAAACCTCACCGAAAAAGATTGCGCAAATAAAAGCACATGGAGCAAATATTAAGGCCATTCATGGTACACGAGAGGACGTAGCGGCTGCAGCACAAAAAGCAGTAAATGAAGAAAAGGTTTTTTATGCAAGTCATGTGTATAATCCTTACTTCTATGAAGGAACTAAAACCTATGCCTATGAAATTTATGAGCAATTATCAGGAGCACCTGATTCATTAATCATTCCTGTTGGAAATGGTACTCTTTTACTTGGTGCATTTTATGGTTTTAAAGAGCTATTGGAAAACGGATTGATAGATAAAATGCCGAAAATGATTGCAGTCCAAGCGGCAAACTGTGCACCTCTTGTTCAGGCTTATGAAAATGGGAGGGACGTCGCTGCACCGGTTACGAATCAAGGGACTTTAGCAGAAGGAATTGCGATTGCAGCACCTGCACGTTCAAAACAAATTTTAGAAGCGGTAAGTGAAACATGCGGAATATTTATTGATATAGAAGAAGCTGAAATTTTGAATGCACGACAAATGCTTGCTGCCAAAGGCTTTTATGTAGAAGTCACATCAGCAGTAAACTATGCAGCTTACTTAAAATATAAGAAGCAACCAGAAGAAAAAATCGTCATCCCACTTTGTGGTGCGGGAATTAAATCTAATTAA
- a CDS encoding DUF2798 domain-containing protein: MPTTKKESLQFGLLMCFGMVLVMTMYNFFLNGTFGQITFIEGILDFLVGFIIAFILDWFLVGPLAKKIALQLTANTTKKIYTVLTISICMVIGMAFFMSIYGMIMSNLKNGFDSNTVITDYLSVYGKNIIVALPLQLIIMGPIVRYIFTKYIKSDKNKYGNIHSIS; encoded by the coding sequence TTGCCAACAACAAAGAAAGAAAGCTTACAATTTGGTTTACTCATGTGTTTTGGAATGGTTTTAGTTATGACTATGTATAATTTTTTCCTTAATGGTACCTTTGGTCAAATAACTTTTATTGAAGGAATTTTAGATTTCCTGGTGGGGTTTATTATTGCCTTTATCCTTGACTGGTTTCTCGTTGGACCTCTTGCTAAAAAAATTGCCTTGCAATTAACCGCCAATACAACAAAAAAGATCTATACAGTATTAACAATTTCGATATGTATGGTTATTGGAATGGCGTTTTTTATGTCCATTTACGGAATGATTATGTCTAATTTAAAAAATGGATTTGATTCCAACACAGTAATCACTGATTATTTATCTGTTTATGGTAAAAATATAATCGTTGCCTTGCCGTTACAACTTATTATTATGGGCCCAATCGTGCGTTATATTTTTACGAAGTATATTAAATCTGATAAAAATAAATATGGAAACATACACAGCATTTCATGA
- a CDS encoding ABC-2 transporter permease, with protein sequence MFNLIRKDLTLQKKTLALLLLGLCIYLFLDASPLWVGIVFSIAISMNAISMDEKSSIHMLINSLPYTRKEIVSSKYIVMVLFTLMVAATIFIGNFIIRGELFEWKDILLMVGIVMVAISLMLPFCYKFKSNYLLIATMIGFGVYLLVVNFVVQNLNDRIRELVHMLLSLENTQLYFLIGLLVITLYIGSWLLSIRIYRNKVF encoded by the coding sequence ATGTTCAATTTAATACGTAAAGATCTAACCTTACAGAAAAAAACATTAGCGCTGTTATTACTTGGTTTATGTATTTATTTATTTTTAGATGCCTCCCCCCTCTGGGTAGGGATTGTCTTTAGTATTGCTATTTCGATGAATGCCATATCGATGGATGAAAAGTCTTCCATCCATATGCTCATCAATTCTCTACCGTATACGCGGAAAGAAATTGTCAGTTCAAAGTATATTGTTATGGTTCTCTTTACGTTGATGGTAGCTGCAACCATTTTTATAGGAAATTTCATCATTCGTGGTGAACTTTTTGAATGGAAAGACATCCTGCTAATGGTTGGAATTGTGATGGTGGCTATCTCATTAATGTTGCCATTCTGTTATAAGTTCAAAAGTAATTACTTGTTAATCGCTACTATGATAGGATTTGGCGTGTATTTGTTAGTTGTAAATTTTGTCGTTCAAAACTTAAACGATAGAATTAGAGAGTTGGTTCACATGCTACTAAGCTTAGAAAATACTCAGCTTTATTTCTTGATTGGCTTATTGGTTATAACTTTATATATAGGTTCATGGCTACTATCGATTCGTATTTATAGAAATAAAGTATTTTAA
- a CDS encoding ABC transporter ATP-binding protein yields the protein MENVIEIKNVHKSFEGFQLKDLTLTVKKGFVTGFIGGNGVGKSTTIKLIMNLLQPDSGTISVFGLNYKEHEKEIKQRIGFVYDENVFYDHLSLAEMKEIVKRSYVNWDDQLFNDYVKIFNLPLTKKIKSFSKGMMMKASLSIALSHHAELIIMDEPTSGLDPIFRRELLDILHQLMQDGNKTIFFSTHITTDLDTIADYITFIHQGEHIFTKELYQIEEEYAIVKGGLDLLDRETEKEFISIRKSNYGFEALTANKVRTEEVFGEMVLIEKPTLEDIMYYTKKGAEQYVQFNT from the coding sequence ATGGAAAATGTGATTGAAATTAAAAATGTTCATAAATCATTCGAAGGTTTTCAGCTGAAGGATCTAACATTGACCGTAAAAAAAGGATTTGTCACAGGTTTTATCGGAGGAAATGGTGTAGGGAAATCCACAACGATTAAGCTGATCATGAATTTATTGCAGCCTGATAGTGGAACGATTTCTGTATTTGGTTTGAATTATAAGGAGCATGAAAAAGAAATCAAGCAGCGCATTGGTTTTGTATATGACGAAAATGTTTTTTATGATCATTTATCATTAGCTGAAATGAAAGAGATTGTGAAACGGTCCTATGTAAATTGGGATGATCAGCTTTTCAATGATTATGTAAAAATATTTAACTTACCGCTTACTAAAAAAATCAAGTCATTTTCCAAAGGAATGATGATGAAAGCCTCGTTATCTATTGCTTTATCCCATCATGCGGAATTAATTATTATGGATGAACCTACGTCTGGATTAGACCCAATTTTTCGTCGGGAGCTGTTGGATATCCTGCATCAGCTTATGCAAGATGGAAATAAAACAATCTTTTTTTCGACCCATATTACAACGGATTTAGACACAATTGCGGATTATATCACTTTTATTCATCAAGGAGAGCATATTTTTACAAAGGAATTGTATCAAATTGAAGAGGAGTACGCGATTGTTAAAGGAGGACTGGATCTATTAGATCGAGAGACAGAAAAGGAATTTATATCAATCCGAAAATCAAATTATGGGTTTGAGGCATTAACAGCAAATAAAGTAAGGACAGAAGAGGTATTTGGTGAAATGGTGTTAATTGAAAAACCAACTCTTGAAGATATTATGTACTACACAAAGAAAGGGGCTGAACAGTATGTTCAATTTAATACGTAA
- a CDS encoding GntR family transcriptional regulator — translation MQIIISNRSKQPIYEQIYTQFKDHILANRLKAGHHLPSMRQLAKELNVSLITTKRAYEELEKNGFIYSVVGKGSFVSDQNNEMIKEGKMKAIEEQLVTAIKNSKEIGVMLTELKELLTILYREEE, via the coding sequence ATGCAAATCATCATTTCGAATCGTTCAAAGCAACCCATATATGAACAAATTTATACTCAATTTAAAGATCATATTCTTGCGAATAGATTGAAAGCGGGACATCATTTGCCTTCCATGCGCCAATTAGCTAAGGAGTTGAATGTAAGTCTCATTACGACAAAGCGTGCTTATGAAGAATTAGAGAAGAATGGTTTTATTTATTCAGTGGTTGGGAAAGGCTCGTTTGTATCGGATCAGAATAATGAAATGATTAAAGAAGGAAAAATGAAGGCGATTGAAGAGCAATTGGTGACGGCGATAAAAAATAGTAAGGAAATTGGTGTCATGCTAACAGAACTAAAAGAATTGCTTACCATCTTATATAGGGAGGAAGAATGA
- a CDS encoding DapH/DapD/GlmU-related protein, which produces MEPKGRNKSGYAIPIRIGNDVWIGGSCVILAGVTIGDNSIVAAGSVVTKDVPANTIVAGNPAKILRNI; this is translated from the coding sequence TTGGAACCAAAAGGGAGAAATAAAAGTGGATATGCCATACCGATTAGAATCGGAAATGATGTATGGATAGGTGGAAGCTGTGTGATTTTAGCAGGGGTTACCATTGGGGACAATTCCATTGTTGCTGCAGGCTCTGTTGTGACAAAGGATGTTCCTGCTAATACAATAGTTGCAGGTAATCCAGCGAAAATATTAAGAAACATTTAA
- a CDS encoding AraC family transcriptional regulator produces the protein MMIKHFTVDQSYKELTEHRTLLLPIACYETAINQNINGHIPLHWHDEIQFVLIIRGEAVFQINEEKIIVQEGEGLFINSGCLHMAEEINHSGCVYICLNVSPHFVLAQDLYATYVAPYIQATNLTYVHLDTKEEWGKNILEAIIKINHLMQKKSPYYEIDITVQLTLMWQNLIINGFQLKYEQSEMIRNKRMKQMLNWIHQHYTEKVMLKDIAQAGQLSRSECCRYFKRYLKKTPSNYLTDYRIQKSKALLQQPDSNVTDVAFQVGFNSTSYFIEKFKKSMNMTPLTFKKNKND, from the coding sequence TTGATGATTAAACATTTCACGGTAGATCAAAGTTATAAAGAGTTAACCGAGCATCGTACATTATTGTTACCGATTGCCTGTTATGAAACGGCAATTAACCAAAATATAAATGGACATATCCCCCTCCATTGGCATGATGAAATTCAATTTGTCTTGATCATCAGAGGAGAAGCTGTCTTTCAAATAAATGAAGAAAAAATAATCGTCCAAGAAGGTGAGGGACTATTTATCAATAGTGGCTGTCTGCACATGGCTGAGGAGATTAATCATTCTGGATGTGTTTATATCTGCTTAAATGTTTCACCTCATTTCGTCTTAGCTCAAGATCTCTATGCAACCTATGTAGCTCCGTATATTCAAGCAACAAATTTAACGTATGTTCACCTAGACACAAAGGAAGAATGGGGGAAAAACATTTTAGAGGCGATTATCAAAATCAATCATTTGATGCAAAAAAAGTCCCCATATTATGAAATTGACATCACGGTACAATTAACTTTGATGTGGCAAAACTTAATCATAAACGGTTTCCAATTAAAGTACGAACAGTCAGAAATGATAAGGAACAAGCGAATGAAGCAAATGCTAAATTGGATTCATCAACACTACACAGAGAAAGTCATGCTAAAAGATATAGCACAAGCTGGGCAATTGAGCCGTTCCGAATGCTGTCGCTATTTTAAACGGTATTTAAAGAAAACCCCATCAAATTATCTTACGGATTATCGAATTCAGAAGAGTAAAGCTCTATTACAGCAACCAGATTCAAATGTCACGGATGTTGCTTTTCAAGTAGGATTCAACAGCACAAGTTATTTTATCGAGAAATTTAAAAAGTCGATGAACATGACACCTCTAACATTTAAGAAAAATAAAAATGACTAA
- a CDS encoding DMT family transporter — translation MNRGKGLFLVITGAIFWGIGGTVAKKLFQQYGIDVNWLVSTRLLIAGGLLLVIQLIGKDRSQVLTVWKNKRTAVQLIIFGLIGMLAVQYTYMASIKHGNAAVATLLQYLAPVIIIIYLILRKQATLTRQDIYTVSLALIGCFFLLTNASLSQLSVPTPAIIWGILSGLALAFYTLFAIPLLKKYDSLVIVGWAMIIGGFALSFIHPPWQMDFSHLTLEAYSYLVFVIIFGTMIAFWFYIKSLQSLSPKESSLLGSIEPLAAVLTTVFWLKEPFGVFQWVGTACIIGMILLLALNKNASSPKRQSQKKKETLYS, via the coding sequence ATGAACAGAGGTAAAGGCTTATTTCTTGTGATAACAGGAGCAATATTTTGGGGAATTGGTGGTACGGTAGCAAAAAAGCTGTTTCAACAATATGGGATTGATGTGAATTGGCTTGTTTCAACACGACTACTGATAGCTGGTGGATTACTATTAGTGATTCAATTAATTGGGAAGGACCGTTCTCAAGTACTAACGGTTTGGAAAAATAAAAGGACAGCAGTACAGCTGATCATTTTCGGTTTAATTGGTATGCTCGCGGTTCAATATACCTATATGGCCTCCATTAAACATGGGAATGCTGCCGTGGCTACGCTATTGCAATACTTAGCGCCTGTCATCATTATCATTTACTTAATTTTACGCAAACAGGCTACTCTAACACGGCAAGATATATATACCGTGTCACTCGCATTAATTGGTTGCTTTTTCTTATTAACAAACGCTTCACTATCACAATTATCCGTTCCGACACCTGCAATCATTTGGGGGATTTTATCAGGACTAGCGTTGGCATTTTACACTTTATTCGCTATTCCTTTACTGAAAAAGTATGATTCCCTTGTCATTGTTGGCTGGGCGATGATTATCGGAGGCTTTGCATTAAGCTTTATTCACCCACCTTGGCAAATGGACTTTTCTCATTTAACCCTTGAAGCATATTCATACTTAGTTTTTGTCATCATATTCGGTACAATGATCGCATTTTGGTTTTATATAAAAAGCTTACAAAGTCTATCACCTAAAGAGTCTAGTCTTTTAGGCAGCATCGAGCCTTTAGCTGCTGTACTAACGACTGTCTTTTGGTTAAAAGAGCCTTTTGGAGTTTTCCAATGGGTAGGTACAGCTTGTATCATAGGTATGATCCTATTATTGGCTTTAAATAAAAATGCTTCTTCGCCAAAAAGGCAATCTCAAAAAAAGAAGGAGACCCTTTATAGTTAA
- a CDS encoding GNAT family N-acetyltransferase: protein MEASNQIIQIKPWAEEDLNLLFQINSPEMMQHLGGSESEEQILKRHKRYLELGDRGRMFSVIVLPEYEHVGSVGYWETTWNGESIYETGWSILPAYQGKGIATNAVKLAIDEAASMNKHKYIHAFPSIDNPASNAICRKLHFQLLSECEFEYPPGNFMSCNNWRLSL, encoded by the coding sequence ATGGAGGCAAGTAACCAAATCATTCAGATTAAGCCTTGGGCAGAAGAAGATCTTAATTTACTATTTCAAATTAATTCTCCAGAAATGATGCAGCACCTCGGAGGTTCAGAGAGTGAAGAGCAGATTTTGAAACGTCATAAACGATATTTAGAATTAGGTGATAGGGGGCGTATGTTTTCCGTTATTGTATTGCCAGAGTACGAACATGTTGGTTCTGTAGGTTATTGGGAAACTACTTGGAACGGAGAAAGTATCTATGAAACTGGATGGAGCATCCTACCAGCCTATCAAGGAAAAGGAATTGCTACAAATGCAGTGAAATTAGCCATTGATGAGGCAGCTTCTATGAACAAGCATAAATACATACATGCTTTCCCTTCCATTGATAATCCTGCATCAAATGCAATTTGTCGGAAGCTTCATTTTCAATTACTATCTGAATGTGAATTCGAATACCCTCCAGGAAATTTTATGAGCTGCAATAATTGGCGCTTGAGTCTATGA